One window from the genome of Eleginops maclovinus isolate JMC-PN-2008 ecotype Puerto Natales chromosome 15, JC_Emac_rtc_rv5, whole genome shotgun sequence encodes:
- the LOC134876545 gene encoding LOW QUALITY PROTEIN: apolipoprotein B-100-like (The sequence of the model RefSeq protein was modified relative to this genomic sequence to represent the inferred CDS: inserted 1 base in 1 codon), whose translation MGDTKLCLLLILSTSALAFAQDEDQPTCLLSQRYKTLHTYEYQYEAESLNAINGASQLKNGPKGACTVSVEVPQSCSYIVRTTGCSLSEVVDMDAEGNAVFAPAASSDAFAAEMEKYPLKVVVEGVYDVKLYPEDGETTTILNIKRGIISALAVPLLEEDKNKNMPTIHGKCKTQSTVNAREDIATDISLNRDLSRCDKFVPLRDHTSPMALVSGMHYPLAQMVRSSQTCNYKFDNENKHMTSGSCTENHIFIPYSHKGEHGIVNVGKQELTLVGVSSHDERVFDHSGIVKGLHMDAVEDKSAIQDKDAGLNLLRELASLPESDGEKRAHLFHVLVSMVRGMKTETLSPAIPEALEVSSVLTYQVLAQCGTPECSSAIMQILRTFDTSSLEVDAGVFAMGLVSNPSALLINDMLEMAKYKPSKPIMYALSNVVKRFYKAEGKLIPEIFSVAEFMGSQLGDCSGDKDNTFMTLRVIGNMAAAMGAAGPALRSAVIQCVNQPAASPAVQQAAIQAFRLTPVPEEGREILMQVLLDGASPMQKRVAAYLVLMKDPQPTELAQLADALPNEQDQQVKSFVISHVTNILSSTEPATQELRQKILDALQGNEVGATMDPTKFSRNYKIGSVEGNMFFEGSSYLPKEVMLEMTLKAFGYDIDMMEVGMEGNGFEPTVEALFGKNGFFPDTALETMYFVSENMPLRVNEILQNMLPALKKDRKKRQASQNLMREIGRNLNKLVNEMKTAQSPEAMVYLRLLGNELGYLRTNEMEEMAYSAAMMIDSMFKMFPTDIMKALMTKADNTIFAHYIFMDNEFFLPTATGVPLRIAMSGTFTPGIKGGLHISRDMSEVTFMPSAGIEFVSEIGSHIPEYINSGLEMHTNIFHESGLSAKISMEKDNVKLTIPAPTRPTKLIKMTNTLVAVTGSEVKTIPXMVMDKVDVSECTPFFAGMKYCTDLQYTDAFSHETAPYFPITGDSKLAVELHPTGEVAEYTATIAYELLREGEEGRQKVDSVKIVLRAEGAEPTEATAIMKYNRRKNVITADIQIPDYDVEAGLRLGVVDGNTKGKGTHSISLDLINNNIPQLSLVGRANLKEMKEAMLQVQLLVPSINADATVTANMKRDEELELELKSEIKVMAATSEQKIAMKYDASKFEVEFKSDVNTETRHCS comes from the exons ATGGGGGATACAAAGCTCTGCCTTTTGCTGATCCTCAGCACATCTGCCTTGGCTT TTGCCCAAGATGAAGACCAACCTACCTGCCTGT TGTCCCAAAGGTACAAGACCCTACACACGTATGAATACCAATATGAAGCTGAATCTTTGAATGCCATCAACGGAGCCTCACAGCTCAAGAACGGACCCAAAGGCGCATGCACG GTTTCAGTTGAAGTACCTCAGTCTTGCAGTTACATCGTCCGCACCACTGGCTGTAGCCTGAGTGAGGTGGTCGATATGGACGCAGAAGGCAACGCTGTCTTCGCTCCTGCAGCCAGCTCTGATGCCTTTGCCGCTGAAATGGAGAA gTATCCTCTGAAGGTCGTGGTTGAGGGAGTTTACGATGTCAAACTGTACCCCGAAGACGGTGAGACAACCACCATCCTGAACATCAAGAGGGGAATCATTTCTGCTCTGGCTGTGCCTCTGCTGGAAGAAGACAAGAACAAGAACATG CCCACCATCCATGGCAAGTGCAAGACCCAATCCACAGTCAACGCAAGAGAGGACATCGCAACTGACATCAGCCTCAACAGGGACCTGTCTAGATGTGACAAATTTGTCCCACTGAGAGACCACACCAGCCCAATGGCACTTGTCTCTGGCATG cACTACCCTCTTGCCCAGATGGTCAGAAGTTCCCAGACCTGCAACTACAAGTTCGACAATGAGAACAAACACATGACTTCTGGCTCATGCACTGAAAACCACATATTCATTCCCTACTCTCACAA GGGAGAACATGGAATTGTCAATGTTGGGAAACAAGAACTGACCCTGGTTGGAGTTTCCTCTCACGACGAAAGAGTGTTTGACCACA GTGGCATTGTGAAGGGTCTTCACATGGACGCTGTTGAGGACAAGAGTGCTATCCAGGATAAAGATGCAGGTCTGAACCTCCTGAGGGAACTGGCCTCTCTGCCCGAGAGTGATGGTGAAAAGAGGGCCCACCTCTTCCACGTGCTTGTCAGTATGGTCCGTGGAATGAAGACCGAGACCCTGAGTCCCGCCATTCCAGAGGCTCTTGAAGTGTCCAGTGTCCTAACCTACCAGGTTTTGGCCCAGTGTGGAACCCCTGAGTGCAGCAGTGCCATCATGCAGATCCTCAGGACCTTTGACACCTCCTCACTGGAGGTTGATGCCGGTGTTTTTGCTATGGGACTGGTGTCCAATCCCTCTGCCCTCCTGATCAATGACATGCTCGAGATGGCCAAATACAAGCCCAGCAAGCCCATCATGTATGCCCTGAGCAATGTTGTAAAGAG GTTTTACAAAGCTGAGGGCAAACTGATCCCCGAGATTTTCTCTGTTGCTGAGTTCATGGGTTCCCAGTTGGGTGACTGTTCTGGCGACAAGGACAACACTTTCATGACATTGAGA GTTATTGGAAACATGGCAGCAGCTATGGGAGCTGCTGGACCTGCACTCAGGTCTGCTGTGATCCAGTGTGTGAACCAACCTGCTGCTTCCCCGGCTGTGCAACAGGCTGCCATCCAGGCCTTCAGACTGACTCCCGTCCCAGAGGAG GGCAGAGAGATTCTCATGCAAGTGCTTTTGGACGGCGCAAGCCCAATGCAAAAGCGTGTTGCTGCATATCTGGTACTCATGAAAGACCCCCAGCCCACTGAACTGGCCCAGCTGGCTGATGCCCTGCCCAATGAGCAGGACCAACAAGTCAAGAGCTTTGTGATCTCACACGTTACCAACATTTTGTCCTCAACTGAGCCAGCGACACAAGA aCTGAGACAGAAGATCCTTGATGCACTTCAGGGCAATGAGGTCGGGGCCACTATGGACCCCACCAAGTTCTCTCGCAACTACAAGATTGGATCTGTGGAAGGCAACATGTTCTTTGAGGGAAGCAGCTACTTGCCCAAGGAGGTCATGCTTGAAATGACTCTGAAGGCATTTGGCTATGACATCGACATGATGGAG GTTGGTATGGAGGGCAATGGATTTGAGCCAACTGTTGAAGCCCTGTTCGGAAAGAATGGCTTCTTCCCCGACACTGCCCTGGAGACAATGTACTTTGTCTCTGAAAACATGCCACTCAGAGTCAATGAGATCCTGCAGAACATGCTCCCTGCTCTGAAGAAGGACAGGAAGAAGAGACAG GCATCACAGAACCTGATGAGGGAGATCGGACGCAACCTCAACAAACTCGTTAATGAAATGAAGACAGCACAGTCTCCCGAGGCGATGGTTTACCTGAGGCTGTTGGGGAATGAGCTGGGATATCTGAGGACCAATGAAATGGAAGAGATGGCCTACTCTGCTGCCATGATGATTGACAGCATGTTCAAAATGTTCCCAACTGAT ATCATGAAGGCACTGATGACCAAGGCTGACAACACAATCTTTGCTCACTACATCTTCATGGATAATGAATTCTTCCTGCCGACTGCCACTGGTGTGCCCCTGAGGATTGCAATGTCTGGAACTTTCACCCCTGGCATCAAGGGAGGTCTTCATATTTCCCGTGACATG AGCGAAGTGACCTTTATGCCTTCTGCCGGCATCGAGTTTGTATCAGAGATTGGCTCCCACATCCCTGAATATATCAACTCTGGTTTAGAGATGCATACCAACATTTTCCACGAAAGTGGGCTTAGTGCAAAGATCTCCATGGAGAAGGACAATGTGAAGCTGACCATCCCTGCCCCAACACGTCCTACAAAGCTCATCAAAATGAC AAACACCTTGGTGGCAGTGACTGGATCAGAGGTGAAGACCATCC CTATGGTGATGGACAAGGTTGATGTTAGCGAGTGCACTCCCTTCTTTGCTGGAATGAAATACTGCACTGATCTTCAGTACACTGATGCTTTCTCTCACGAGACAGCCCCCTACTTCCCCATCACAGGAGACAGCAA ACTTGCTGTGGAGCTCCACCCCACTGGAGAAGTCGCTGAGTACACAGCCACCATTGCCTACGAGcttctgagagagggagaagagggacGGCAGAAGGTCGACTCTGTGAAGATTGTTCTGAGGGCTGAAG GTGCTGAGCCCACTGAGGCCACAGCAATCATGAAATATAACAGGAGAAAGAATGTCATCACAGCTGACATCCAGATCCCAGACTACGATGTGGAGGCTGGACTCAGGCTGGGTGTTGTCGATGGAAACACCAAGGGAAAAGGAACTCACTCCATCTCCCTTGACCTCATAAACAATAACATCCCTCAGCTTTCTCTGGTTGGCCGTGCCAA tttgaaggAGATGAAGGAGGCTATGCTGCAAGTCCAACTTCTTGTCCCCTCAATCAATGCTGATGCCACCGTCACAGCTAACATGAAACGTGATGAGGAATTGGAGTTGGAGCTTAAAAGTGAAATCAAGGTTATGGCTGCCACGTCTGAGCAGAAAATCGCAATGAAATACG ATGCCAGCAAGTTTGAGGTTGAGTTCAAGTCTGATGTGAACACTGAGACAAGACACTGTTCCTGA